GTAGTCacttaaaaaaaaaggaaaaaagatttGTTGCTTGAGAATAGAATGGGAAGGCCACCTTGTTGTGATAAAATAGGGGTGAAGAAAGGACCATGGACACCAGAAGAGGATATCATCTTGGTTTCATATATTCAACAACATGGTCCTGGTAACTGGAGAGCTGTTCCCAGTAATACTGGTAAACATTTTAATCTGAAAACTCTTATGTTCTTTATCTTTTTTCTGGAGATCAAGTTTGTTTGTTGGAGTCATTAAATGTCTAGTAGTAGGAGTAATAAATATTCTGCTGCTTTACATCCCCTTGAAAAATGAATTACATCCACCAGATCAACCTTATCATCAATCTCTATGTACTCACAGCCGTTCGTCTTTTTCTCTTCCCAGGTTTGCTTAGATGCAGCAAGAGCTGTAGACTTAGATGGACTAATTATCTCCGTCCGGGAATCAAACGTGGCAACTTCACAGAACATGAAGAAAAGATGATTATTCACCTCCAAGCTCTTCTTGGCAACAGGTACCATGCAAAActtcattgtttttcttgttttaggATTAGATCCAATTTTATATGTTGCATATCCAAATAGGGATTTGGGAGAGATCTATTTTATACTATAATTTTTTTTAGGGTTAGAGtgtctaactttttttttttttttttttttgtgtgtagaTGGGCTGCGATAGCATCATATCTTCCACAAAGGACGGACAACGATATAAAAAATTACTGGAATACTCATCTGAGAAAGAAGCTGAAGAAACTTCAAGGGAATGATGAAAATAGTAGTCAAGAGGGAATAAGCTCATCGTCTCAATCAAATGTCTCAAAAGGACAGTGGGAGAGGAGGCTTCAAACTGATATCCACATGGCTAAAAAAGCTCTTTGTGAGGCTTTGTCCCTTGACAAATCGAATTCTCCGCCAAATAATCCTATCCCTCAACCTGTTCAATCATCTTGTACTTATGCATCTAGTGCTGAAAATATTTCTCGATTGCTTCAAAATTGGATGAAAAATTCCCCCAAATCATCTCAATTTAGTCAATCAAACTCGGAGTGTACTACTCAAAGCTCCTTTAATAATTTATCAATCGGGCAGTCTTCTAGTCCTAGTGAAGGGACCATTAGTGCAACAACACCAGAGGGTTTTGATCCAATCTTTATGTCTCAATCGATGATGGCAGA
This sequence is a window from Nicotiana sylvestris chromosome 3, ASM39365v2, whole genome shotgun sequence. Protein-coding genes within it:
- the LOC104233848 gene encoding myb-related protein 306-like; amino-acid sequence: MGRPPCCDKIGVKKGPWTPEEDIILVSYIQQHGPGNWRAVPSNTGLLRCSKSCRLRWTNYLRPGIKRGNFTEHEEKMIIHLQALLGNRWAAIASYLPQRTDNDIKNYWNTHLRKKLKKLQGNDENSSQEGISSSSQSNVSKGQWERRLQTDIHMAKKALCEALSLDKSNSPPNNPIPQPVQSSCTYASSAENISRLLQNWMKNSPKSSQFSQSNSECTTQSSFNNLSIGQSSSPSEGTISATTPEGFDPIFMSQSMMADECNAFTPENAGTFQVESKPNLPNLNAENGFLFQEESKPNLESEVPLTLLEKWLFDDVINAPAQEDLMGLGMTLADAADLF